A single genomic interval of Cellulosilyticum sp. I15G10I2 harbors:
- a CDS encoding capsular polysaccharide biosynthesis protein CapF, with product MNIIVTGAKGFIGKNLIAELRNRKYEDIFEFDKETDPSLLDDNCKEADFVFHLAGVNRPKEQFEFMEGNFGFTSDLLDSLKKHNNTCPVMISSSIQAELDNPYGKSKKAGEELLFTYGKNTGAKVLVYRFPNIFGKWCRPNYNSAVATFCHNVAHALPIQVNDPSAVMNLVYIDDVVNELINALEGNENKVEQFCEVPVVHAITLGEIVDLIYSFKESRENRSVPNMSDVFTKKLYSTYLSYLPEDQFSYDLKMNVDQRGSFTEFIKTPDRGQVSVNISKPGITKGNHWHHTKNEKFLVVSGKGVIRFRKIDSDELLEYFVSGEKMEVVDIPTGYTHNIENLGVTDMVTIMWANEPFDPEKPDTYYLEV from the coding sequence ATGAATATCATAGTTACTGGGGCAAAAGGCTTCATAGGAAAAAACTTAATAGCAGAATTGAGAAATAGAAAATATGAGGATATTTTTGAGTTTGATAAAGAAACGGATCCTAGTTTACTAGACGATAATTGTAAAGAGGCTGACTTTGTATTTCATCTTGCAGGGGTAAACCGCCCCAAAGAACAATTTGAATTTATGGAGGGCAACTTTGGTTTCACCTCCGATTTACTAGATTCCCTTAAGAAACATAATAACACCTGCCCAGTGATGATTTCATCATCTATTCAGGCTGAGTTAGATAATCCTTATGGCAAAAGTAAGAAGGCAGGGGAAGAACTTCTGTTTACTTACGGTAAAAATACGGGAGCCAAAGTTCTTGTGTATAGATTCCCTAACATTTTCGGGAAATGGTGCAGACCAAATTACAACAGTGCAGTAGCTACTTTCTGTCATAATGTTGCTCATGCCTTACCTATTCAAGTAAATGATCCGAGCGCAGTAATGAATCTTGTTTATATAGATGATGTGGTTAATGAACTGATTAATGCACTAGAAGGAAATGAGAATAAAGTAGAACAATTCTGCGAAGTTCCTGTAGTACACGCGATAACACTTGGTGAAATAGTAGATTTAATATACTCATTCAAGGAGAGTAGAGAAAATAGATCAGTGCCAAACATGTCTGATGTATTTACTAAGAAACTTTACAGTACATATTTAAGTTACTTACCAGAAGATCAGTTTAGTTATGACTTAAAGATGAATGTGGATCAGAGAGGATCATTTACTGAATTTATAAAAACGCCTGATCGTGGTCAGGTTTCTGTTAATATCTCAAAACCTGGAATTACCAAGGGAAATCACTGGCATCACACGAAGAATGAGAAGTTTCTAGTTGTAAGCGGGAAAGGTGTTATTCGGTTTAGAAAAATAGATTCAGATGAATTACTAGAGTATTTCGTAAGTGGTGAAAAAATGGAAGTTGTTGACATACCAACAGGCTATACACACAACATAGAGAATCTTGGTGTTACAGATATGGTTACAATAATGTGGGCCAATGAGCCGTTTGACCCTGAAAAACCGGATACTTACTATTTGGAGGTATAA
- a CDS encoding polysaccharide biosynthesis protein, with amino-acid sequence MFKGKTLLITGGTGSFGNAVMKRFLNTDIKEIRIFSRDEKKQDDMRKLYKNDKLKFYIGDVRDLSSVKNAMHGVDYIFHAAALKQVPSCEFFPLEAVKTNVLGTDNVLTSAIEMGVKKVICLSTDKAAYPINAMGISKAMMEKVFVAKAKTVDPDRTLICGTRYGNVMASRGSVIPLFINQIKSGQPLTVTDPNMTRFLMSLEEAVELVVFAFQNAEAGDIMVQKSPASTIGDLAQAVKELFNADNEIKVIGTRHGEKLYETLLTKEEHVVAKDMGGFYRVPADKRELNYDKYFVEGDQKLSSEDEYNSHNTERLNIEQIKEKLLQLDYVREQLESWDK; translated from the coding sequence ATGTTTAAAGGAAAGACTTTACTTATTACAGGTGGAACAGGATCTTTTGGAAATGCAGTTATGAAAAGATTCTTAAATACAGATATTAAAGAGATTCGGATCTTTTCTCGCGATGAGAAGAAACAAGATGATATGAGAAAACTTTATAAGAATGATAAACTGAAGTTTTATATAGGTGATGTCAGGGATCTTTCTAGCGTTAAAAACGCCATGCATGGAGTTGACTATATCTTTCATGCAGCTGCTCTTAAGCAGGTTCCCTCTTGCGAGTTTTTTCCGTTAGAAGCTGTAAAGACGAATGTATTAGGAACGGATAATGTACTTACTAGTGCTATTGAGATGGGAGTTAAAAAGGTCATTTGCCTTTCTACTGATAAGGCGGCTTATCCAATAAACGCCATGGGAATCTCTAAAGCTATGATGGAGAAAGTATTTGTGGCAAAAGCAAAGACTGTTGATCCAGACAGAACCCTTATTTGTGGTACTAGGTATGGTAATGTGATGGCTTCTAGAGGTTCGGTTATTCCACTGTTTATTAATCAGATTAAGAGCGGACAACCACTGACAGTAACTGATCCGAATATGACGAGATTCCTGATGAGTCTTGAAGAAGCTGTAGAGCTTGTTGTGTTTGCTTTTCAAAATGCTGAAGCTGGAGACATTATGGTTCAAAAGTCGCCAGCATCAACTATCGGGGACTTAGCGCAAGCGGTTAAAGAGCTCTTTAATGCAGATAATGAAATCAAAGTAATCGGTACTCGTCATGGTGAGAAGCTCTACGAGACACTTTTAACTAAAGAAGAACATGTTGTGGCAAAAGACATGGGTGGATTCTATCGTGTACCGGCTGACAAGAGAGAATTAAACTATGATAAATACTTTGTTGAAGGAGATCAAAAACTTTCATCTGAAGACGAGTACAACTCACACAACACAGAAAGGCTTAATATTGAGCAGATTAAAGAAAAGTTATTACAGCTTGATTATGTAAGGGAACAATTGGAAAGTTGGGATAAATAA
- a CDS encoding glycosyltransferase, giving the protein MSKGTILYVGGFELPDKNAAAHRVLSNGKAMRELGYDVVFVDVDKTLRFDTDISTTLRNIQGFDCWSVPYPEKIKDWLSFLTCISFIKIIENKYKDIKAITAYNYPSIALYNLKKYSAKHDIKILADCTEWYSTKGTNFLFMLIKGIDSFLRMRIIQKRLDGLIVISTYLENYYKNNRNVLRVPPLVDINEAKWDVYQRNTTNDKLKFSYSGSPGKNKDKINKLVEVLYSLKEYKNYELKIIGLTVDGYLDYYPEHKEMLLALGNRIVFMGRLSHQKSIDEVKQSDFSIFIRERNRLTNAGFPTKFVESISCGIPVITTKTSDLEMYLLDDFNGFYLDEDISESISKIKEILQLTRDEVSRLKINCVNSLEFNFKSYVGNFDDFFKKIM; this is encoded by the coding sequence ATGTCAAAAGGTACAATTCTATACGTCGGTGGTTTTGAACTGCCGGATAAAAATGCAGCAGCTCATAGGGTGCTTAGTAATGGGAAAGCCATGAGAGAGTTAGGTTACGATGTAGTATTTGTTGATGTCGATAAAACTTTGAGGTTTGATACAGATATTTCAACAACTTTAAGAAATATCCAAGGTTTTGACTGCTGGTCAGTACCTTACCCAGAAAAAATCAAAGACTGGTTAAGTTTTTTAACCTGTATTAGTTTTATTAAAATAATTGAAAATAAATACAAAGATATTAAAGCCATTACAGCCTACAATTATCCATCAATAGCATTGTATAATCTTAAAAAATATAGTGCTAAACATGATATTAAAATCTTAGCTGATTGTACAGAGTGGTACAGTACAAAAGGTACAAATTTCTTATTCATGCTTATAAAAGGAATTGATTCATTTTTAAGAATGAGAATTATTCAAAAGAGATTAGATGGGTTGATTGTTATAAGTACATATTTGGAAAATTACTATAAAAACAATAGAAATGTTTTACGGGTTCCTCCCTTGGTAGACATTAATGAAGCGAAATGGGATGTCTATCAAAGAAATACTACTAATGATAAATTAAAATTCTCATACTCAGGTAGTCCTGGGAAGAATAAAGATAAAATTAACAAACTAGTTGAGGTTTTATACTCACTAAAGGAATATAAGAATTATGAATTAAAAATAATAGGACTTACTGTTGATGGTTATCTTGATTATTATCCTGAACATAAAGAAATGCTACTCGCTTTAGGTAACCGGATTGTTTTTATGGGGCGTCTGTCACACCAAAAGAGTATTGATGAAGTAAAGCAAAGCGATTTTAGTATTTTTATAAGAGAAAGAAATCGGCTAACAAACGCAGGTTTCCCAACAAAATTTGTAGAGAGCATCAGCTGTGGAATCCCTGTAATTACAACAAAAACTAGTGATTTAGAGATGTATTTGCTGGATGATTTCAATGGATTTTATTTAGATGAGGATATTAGTGAGTCAATTAGTAAGATTAAAGAAATATTACAATTAACTAGAGATGAAGTGTCAAGACTCAAGATAAACTGTGTTAATAGTTTGGAGTTTAACTTTAAAAGTTATGTAGGTAATTTCGATGATTTTTTCAAAAAAATAATGTAA
- a CDS encoding SDR family oxidoreductase has product MGYENIKFEKDSVFLVTGGAGFIGSNLCEVLLSKGYKVRCLDDLSNGKQANVDLFINNPNYTFIKGDIRDMDTCMKACKGVDYVLNQAAWGSVPRSIEMPLLYEEINIKGTLNMMAAARQTGVKKFVYASSSSVYGDEPNLPKQEGREGNLLSPYALTKMVDEEYGKLYSKLYGLDTYGLRYFNVFGKRQDPSGAYAAVIPKFIKQLLNDEQPTINGDGKQSRDFTYIENVIEANLKACKASSEVAGEAFNIAYGGREYLIDVYSSLCKALGKDIKPIFGSDRKGDIKHSNADISKAKEMLGYNPSWSFERGIEAAIEWYKENL; this is encoded by the coding sequence ATGGGATATGAAAATATTAAATTTGAAAAAGATAGTGTATTTCTCGTGACAGGTGGAGCGGGTTTCATTGGTTCCAACCTGTGTGAGGTGTTATTAAGTAAAGGTTATAAGGTTAGATGTCTAGATGATCTTTCTAATGGTAAACAAGCCAATGTTGACCTATTTATTAATAACCCAAATTATACATTTATTAAAGGTGATATAAGAGATATGGATACATGCATGAAGGCTTGTAAAGGCGTAGATTATGTCTTAAATCAAGCAGCATGGGGCAGCGTTCCAAGAAGTATTGAAATGCCATTACTTTATGAAGAAATCAATATTAAAGGAACACTAAACATGATGGCGGCAGCTAGACAAACCGGGGTGAAGAAGTTTGTCTACGCTTCCAGCTCATCTGTTTATGGAGATGAACCAAACCTTCCGAAACAAGAAGGCAGAGAAGGCAATCTACTTTCACCATATGCGTTAACTAAAATGGTTGATGAAGAGTATGGTAAGCTATATTCAAAACTTTATGGGTTAGATACTTATGGGTTAAGATACTTCAATGTGTTTGGAAAAAGACAAGATCCAAGTGGAGCTTATGCTGCTGTAATTCCAAAGTTCATAAAGCAACTCTTAAATGATGAACAGCCAACTATAAATGGTGATGGGAAACAAAGTAGAGATTTTACTTACATTGAGAATGTAATCGAAGCAAATCTGAAAGCTTGCAAGGCATCATCTGAAGTTGCCGGAGAAGCATTCAATATCGCTTACGGTGGAAGAGAGTATTTGATAGATGTTTATAGTTCACTCTGTAAAGCACTTGGAAAAGATATTAAGCCAATCTTTGGATCTGATAGAAAAGGCGATATAAAGCATAGTAATGCTGATATCAGCAAAGCTAAAGAGATGTTAGGATATAATCCAAGCTGGAGTTTTGAAAGAGGAATTGAAGCAGCTATAGAATGGTATAAGGAGAATTTGTAA
- a CDS encoding nucleotide sugar dehydrogenase, with amino-acid sequence MNLYEKIKNREEKISLVGLGYVGMPIAVAFAKKADVIGFDISQEKVELYKKGIDPTKEVGDDVIKDTTVEFTADENKLEEAKFHIVAVPTPVNADHTPDLKPVESASRTVGRNLTKGSIVVFESTVYPGVTEEICIPILEKESGMKCGEDFKVGYSPERINPGDKVHRLETIVKVVSGRDEESLDTIAKVYELVVDAGVHRAESIKVAEAAKVIENSQRDINIAFMNELSIIFNKMGIDTQAVLKAAGTKWNFLNFHPGLVGGHCIGVDPYYLTYKAEQLGYHSQIILSGRRINDDMGKYVVENLIKNLIKADVPVKDAKVAILGFTFKENCPDTRNTRVIDIVNELEEYGINPMIADPEADAEEAKHEYGIAFDSIEDIKGMDAIVVAVGHDQFLSLSQQNFNKMYKEGSNVNKVLLDIKGILDRKEYEASGYKYWRL; translated from the coding sequence ATGAACTTATATGAAAAAATCAAAAACAGAGAAGAGAAGATTTCACTTGTAGGCCTCGGTTATGTTGGGATGCCAATAGCAGTGGCCTTTGCCAAGAAAGCTGACGTTATAGGATTTGATATTAGCCAAGAAAAAGTTGAGTTATACAAAAAGGGAATCGATCCAACTAAAGAGGTTGGAGATGATGTAATAAAAGACACAACAGTAGAATTCACAGCAGATGAGAACAAACTTGAAGAAGCTAAGTTTCATATTGTTGCAGTTCCTACTCCTGTAAATGCAGATCATACCCCTGATTTAAAGCCCGTTGAATCAGCAAGTAGAACAGTTGGACGAAATCTGACTAAGGGATCCATTGTTGTATTCGAATCTACTGTTTACCCAGGGGTTACAGAAGAAATCTGTATTCCAATTCTTGAGAAAGAATCAGGAATGAAATGTGGAGAAGATTTCAAAGTAGGCTATTCACCTGAGCGAATCAATCCTGGTGATAAAGTACATAGACTTGAGACGATAGTAAAAGTTGTATCCGGAAGGGATGAAGAATCTTTGGATACTATCGCTAAAGTGTATGAGCTAGTAGTGGATGCTGGAGTACATAGAGCGGAATCAATTAAAGTAGCTGAAGCAGCTAAAGTTATTGAAAACTCTCAAAGAGATATCAATATTGCATTTATGAATGAGCTTTCTATCATCTTTAATAAGATGGGCATTGATACACAGGCTGTTCTAAAAGCTGCAGGAACGAAGTGGAATTTCCTTAATTTCCATCCGGGTCTTGTTGGAGGACACTGTATTGGTGTAGATCCATATTACCTTACCTATAAAGCTGAGCAGCTAGGATACCATTCACAAATCATTCTTTCTGGTAGAAGAATCAATGATGATATGGGGAAATATGTGGTTGAAAATTTGATAAAAAACCTTATAAAAGCAGATGTGCCAGTAAAAGATGCAAAAGTCGCCATTCTAGGTTTTACGTTTAAAGAAAACTGCCCTGATACTAGAAATACAAGGGTTATTGATATTGTTAATGAGCTTGAAGAATATGGAATTAATCCGATGATTGCAGATCCGGAAGCTGATGCTGAGGAAGCAAAACACGAATATGGAATTGCTTTTGATTCAATAGAAGACATCAAAGGGATGGATGCAATTGTTGTAGCTGTTGGGCATGATCAATTCTTGAGTTTAAGTCAACAAAACTTCAATAAGATGTATAAAGAAGGATCTAATGTAAATAAAGTGTTACTTGATATTAAAGGAATACTAGATAGAAAAGAGTATGAAGCCTCAGGATATAAGTATTGGAGACTTTAA
- a CDS encoding glycosyltransferase family 4 protein translates to MKVLVLSNFGMGLYKFRKELLQELIKQGHEVVLSLPNNEYVPLLENLGCEYIESNVDRRGTNPLSDMKLLLSYIKIINKIKPDIVLTYTIKPNVYGGIACRITKTPYLPNITGLGTAVENEGLMQKITLNLYKIALKNAECIFFQNEPNRQFFIDRGIIKNKSKVIPGSGVNLEQQRFEEYPNDKENIRLLFIGRIMKAKGIDELLEAAKRIKESHKSVEFHFVGFCEEGYSEELRELNDLGIIFYHGQQDDVHKFIKDSHAAILPSYHEGTSNVLLESASTGRPILASNVTGCKETFDDGVSGIGFEVKSVKALISAIQKFLDLPHENKKQMGIAGRKKMEQEYDRKIVINAYLEQISR, encoded by the coding sequence ATGAAAGTTCTAGTATTATCAAATTTCGGAATGGGCTTATATAAATTCAGAAAAGAGTTACTCCAAGAGTTAATCAAACAGGGACATGAGGTGGTTTTATCCTTACCAAATAATGAATATGTTCCATTACTCGAAAACTTAGGTTGTGAATATATTGAATCAAATGTAGATAGAAGAGGGACAAATCCCTTATCTGATATGAAGTTGTTGCTTTCTTATATAAAGATCATAAACAAAATCAAACCGGATATTGTTCTAACTTATACAATTAAGCCTAATGTGTATGGCGGTATCGCCTGTAGAATAACCAAAACACCGTACTTACCAAACATAACAGGTTTAGGAACTGCAGTGGAAAATGAAGGGTTAATGCAAAAAATTACTCTTAATCTATACAAAATAGCATTAAAAAATGCGGAGTGTATATTTTTTCAAAATGAGCCGAACAGGCAATTTTTTATTGACAGAGGAATTATTAAGAATAAATCAAAGGTAATACCTGGTTCAGGGGTGAACTTAGAGCAACAACGTTTTGAAGAGTATCCGAATGATAAAGAGAATATCCGCCTTTTATTTATAGGTAGAATAATGAAGGCGAAAGGTATAGATGAATTACTTGAGGCTGCAAAACGAATAAAAGAAAGTCATAAATCTGTAGAATTTCATTTTGTAGGATTTTGTGAAGAAGGATATTCAGAAGAACTCAGAGAGTTAAATGACTTAGGAATAATATTTTATCATGGTCAACAAGATGATGTACATAAGTTTATAAAAGATTCACATGCCGCAATTCTGCCTTCATATCATGAAGGAACATCTAATGTTTTGCTAGAATCCGCTTCTACGGGTAGGCCAATTTTGGCTTCGAATGTGACGGGATGTAAAGAAACGTTTGATGATGGTGTTAGTGGAATTGGATTTGAAGTTAAAAGTGTTAAGGCTCTTATTAGTGCCATTCAAAAATTCCTCGATTTACCTCATGAGAATAAGAAGCAAATGGGTATAGCTGGGCGAAAGAAAATGGAACAAGAGTATGATAGAAAAATTGTCATAAACGCTTACTTAGAACAAATCAGTAGATGA
- a CDS encoding acetyltransferase, producing MKDKLIIIGASGHGKVIADIAIKMNKWKSITFLDDDESIKTSMGLEVIGKTADAFTYKDEADFFVAIGNNAIREKVQEILIEQGLSVISLIHPSVVIGTDVEIGIGTAVMAGVVINSSTRIGKSCIINTSSSLDHDTIIEDYVHISPGVRIAGSVTIGKGTWLGIGSVVSNNVNIFSGCKVGAGAVVVKDIIEPGTYVGVPVRRVDR from the coding sequence ATGAAAGACAAGCTAATCATTATTGGTGCCAGTGGACATGGAAAGGTTATTGCTGACATCGCAATAAAAATGAATAAGTGGAAAAGCATCACATTCCTCGATGATGACGAGTCTATTAAGACATCTATGGGGTTAGAAGTCATCGGTAAGACTGCTGATGCTTTTACATATAAAGATGAAGCTGATTTCTTTGTTGCTATTGGAAACAATGCGATAAGGGAGAAGGTTCAAGAGATATTAATTGAACAAGGGTTAAGTGTAATAAGTTTAATTCATCCTAGTGTGGTGATTGGCACTGATGTAGAGATCGGGATTGGGACAGCAGTAATGGCAGGAGTTGTTATAAATAGTTCTACTAGAATCGGTAAGAGCTGCATTATCAATACAAGTTCTAGCTTGGATCATGACACTATTATTGAAGATTATGTGCATATTTCTCCTGGAGTTAGGATTGCAGGGAGTGTGACCATAGGTAAAGGTACATGGTTAGGCATAGGAAGTGTTGTAAGCAATAATGTGAACATCTTCAGCGGTTGCAAAGTAGGTGCAGGAGCTGTGGTGGTTAAGGATATTATTGAACCGGGGACATATGTTGGGGTTCCGGTGAGGAGAGTTGATAGATGA
- a CDS encoding sugar transferase has translation MDFILSLMAIIFLSPVFITVGVLVRVKLGSPVLFKQKRPGLNEKIFTMYKFRTMTDEKNKNGELLPDSVRLTKFGSMLRSTSLDELPELFNILKGDMSIVGPRPLLVQYLELYNEHQKRRHEVRPGLSGHAQVNGRNAISWEDKFNLDVEYIDNISFIRDWKIIFFTIKKVFVKEGISSDTSVTMEPFRGSKVDS, from the coding sequence ATGGACTTCATTTTGTCTTTGATGGCAATTATCTTTTTAAGTCCGGTGTTTATAACTGTTGGTGTATTAGTAAGAGTTAAGCTCGGTAGTCCTGTATTGTTTAAGCAGAAAAGACCTGGGCTTAATGAGAAGATATTCACTATGTATAAGTTCAGAACAATGACAGATGAGAAGAACAAAAACGGTGAGCTGCTTCCAGACTCAGTGAGGCTTACTAAGTTTGGTAGTATGCTGAGATCAACTTCTTTAGATGAACTGCCTGAGCTATTCAATATTCTTAAAGGGGATATGAGTATTGTGGGGCCGAGGCCATTACTGGTTCAGTATTTGGAACTATATAACGAACATCAGAAGAGAAGACATGAAGTGAGACCTGGTCTTTCAGGACATGCTCAAGTCAACGGGCGTAATGCTATAAGCTGGGAAGACAAGTTTAATCTTGATGTAGAGTATATAGATAATATAAGTTTTATACGAGACTGGAAAATAATCTTTTTTACTATAAAGAAGGTATTTGTTAAGGAAGGCATCAGTTCAGATACGTCCGTTACAATGGAACCATTTAGAGGAAGTAAAGTTGACAGTTAA
- a CDS encoding DegT/DnrJ/EryC1/StrS family aminotransferase yields the protein MADKIWLSSPHMSDEGYEMQYVQQAFDTNWIAPLGPNVNEFERELATKVGAEHAAALTSGTGAIHLALRAAGVGEGDIVFCQSLTFSATANPIIYQNATPVFIDSDYETWNMDASALEAAFEKYGDKVKAVLVVHLYGLSADMDRIMDICSKYDVTVIEDAAESLGAYYKGKHTGTFGKFGVFSFNGNKIITTSGGGMLVSDDEEKIKKVRFWSTQSRDAARHYQHSELGFNYRMSNVVAGIGRGQLKVLDQRVAKKKYIFEYYKRELGELGGVDFMPINDWNEPNYWLSVMTLKGKVRPLDVMEALEKENIESRPVWKPMHMQPFFAEYDYIGSDVSEKLFENGVCLPSDTKMTDEDLERICGIIKGLWS from the coding sequence ATGGCAGATAAGATTTGGCTTTCATCCCCACACATGAGCGATGAAGGATATGAAATGCAATATGTACAGCAAGCTTTTGATACGAATTGGATCGCGCCTCTTGGGCCAAATGTGAATGAGTTTGAAAGGGAATTAGCGACTAAGGTTGGAGCTGAACATGCGGCTGCTTTAACTTCTGGAACAGGAGCTATTCACTTGGCGCTTCGAGCTGCTGGAGTAGGTGAGGGTGATATCGTATTCTGCCAGAGCCTTACTTTTTCTGCTACAGCCAATCCGATTATCTACCAGAATGCTACTCCTGTCTTTATAGATAGTGATTATGAAACATGGAATATGGACGCATCAGCATTAGAAGCGGCCTTCGAAAAGTATGGTGATAAGGTGAAGGCTGTTTTAGTTGTACATCTATATGGCCTGTCAGCTGATATGGATAGGATCATGGATATCTGTAGTAAGTATGATGTAACAGTCATTGAAGATGCTGCAGAGTCATTAGGAGCTTATTATAAAGGAAAACATACTGGAACCTTTGGTAAGTTTGGGGTTTTCAGTTTTAACGGAAACAAGATCATCACTACTTCAGGTGGCGGGATGCTTGTTTCTGATGATGAAGAGAAGATCAAGAAAGTTAGATTCTGGTCTACTCAAAGTAGAGATGCAGCAAGGCACTATCAGCATAGCGAATTGGGGTTCAATTACCGTATGAGCAATGTCGTTGCTGGAATAGGTAGAGGCCAGCTTAAAGTATTAGACCAGAGAGTTGCTAAGAAGAAATATATCTTTGAATATTACAAGAGAGAACTTGGTGAACTTGGTGGTGTAGACTTCATGCCAATCAATGACTGGAATGAGCCGAATTACTGGTTAAGTGTCATGACGTTGAAAGGTAAAGTAAGACCTCTTGATGTTATGGAGGCATTAGAGAAAGAGAACATTGAATCAAGACCTGTGTGGAAGCCAATGCACATGCAGCCGTTCTTTGCTGAGTATGATTATATAGGTTCAGATGTAAGTGAAAAGCTGTTTGAAAATGGTGTGTGCTTGCCTAGTGACACTAAGATGACTGATGAGGATCTTGAGAGAATTTGTGGAATTATAAAGGGACTGTGGTCTTAA
- a CDS encoding winged helix-turn-helix transcriptional regulator translates to MDKEYVILHAIEQDQNITQRELSSKTQISLGSVNLLVNKMVKEGLIKINQIPMNRVAYMLTPKGMLEKINKTSTYIKYHYNYINETKEKIREQIIELTTEKQKLYIVLEGDEISELVKFATSDMKDIHYIESRDDIGIFLNSIKEDFKERKIAVLNTETFETLKGFSNIINLLEKI, encoded by the coding sequence ATGGATAAAGAATATGTCATACTTCATGCGATTGAGCAAGATCAAAATATTACACAGAGAGAACTATCTTCTAAAACACAGATTTCTTTAGGAAGTGTCAATTTGTTGGTTAATAAAATGGTGAAGGAAGGTCTGATAAAAATCAATCAGATTCCTATGAATAGAGTAGCTTATATGCTTACGCCTAAAGGTATGCTTGAAAAAATAAATAAAACAAGTACTTATATCAAATATCACTATAATTATATTAATGAAACAAAAGAAAAAATACGTGAACAGATTATCGAGTTAACTACAGAGAAGCAAAAGCTTTATATCGTGCTAGAGGGTGATGAAATAAGTGAACTTGTTAAATTTGCCACTAGTGATATGAAAGATATACATTACATAGAGTCAAGAGATGATATTGGGATTTTCTTAAATAGTATAAAAGAAGATTTTAAAGAAAGAAAGATTGCTGTGCTAAATACGGAAACATTTGAGACTCTTAAGGGATTTTCAAATATCATTAACTTACTGGAGAAAATATGA